A single region of the Thioalkalivibrio nitratireducens DSM 14787 genome encodes:
- a CDS encoding ABC transporter ATP-binding protein encodes MSSSSTGSDRAPGPVLELVDVVKGFSVGGHRVEPLRGVSLAVQPGDYSAIIGPSGSGKSTLLHVLGCLERPDRGEVIVGGRSVQTLDDEALSIFRGRTLGFVFQRFHLVDRMTALRNVEMPLDYRADLSRAERRTRAEAALAQVGLAAHAGHRPRQLSGGQQQRVAIARALAARPRILLLDEPTGNLDPETGAEVLSIVRDLRRREPQMAVILVTHDHDLAARAERCYRLDAGKLWPVASAGADRAGGQMLRAL; translated from the coding sequence ATGTCCTCGTCCTCTACCGGGAGTGACCGCGCGCCGGGTCCGGTGCTCGAACTGGTCGATGTCGTCAAGGGTTTCTCCGTCGGCGGGCACCGCGTGGAACCCCTGCGCGGGGTTTCGCTGGCGGTGCAGCCGGGCGATTACAGCGCGATCATTGGGCCTTCCGGGTCGGGAAAATCGACGCTATTGCACGTGCTGGGGTGTCTCGAGCGGCCGGACAGGGGCGAAGTCATCGTTGGCGGCCGCTCGGTTCAGACGCTCGACGACGAGGCGCTGTCCATCTTTCGGGGACGCACGCTGGGCTTCGTTTTCCAGCGATTTCATCTGGTCGACCGCATGACCGCATTGCGCAACGTGGAGATGCCGCTGGATTACCGTGCCGACCTCAGCCGTGCCGAGCGGCGCACCCGGGCGGAGGCAGCGCTCGCCCAGGTCGGGCTTGCCGCGCATGCCGGGCATCGGCCGCGCCAGCTCTCGGGCGGGCAGCAGCAGCGTGTCGCGATCGCCCGTGCGCTCGCGGCGCGGCCCCGGATCCTGCTGCTGGACGAACCCACCGGCAATCTGGATCCGGAAACCGGCGCGGAGGTTTTGTCGATCGTCCGGGATCTACGCAGGCGCGAGCCGCAGATGGCCGTGATCCTGGTGACGCATGACCACGACCTCGCGGCCCGGGCGGAACGCTGTTACCGTCTCGACGCCGGGAAGCTCTGGCCGGTGGCGAGCGCCGGTGCGGACAGGGCCGGCGGTCAGATGCTGAGGGCATTGTGA
- a CDS encoding efflux RND transporter periplasmic adaptor subunit produces the protein MLQTGSWYRRLLNFWGTGGFSLRAAAIAAGLGVVLLVLVLLPASGTRLPDGVAGTPVVESDLLLEVRAQGVLRARGQIAVHPQVTGVVAEVADGVAAGDDRVRSGAWLVRIEDTDLRLAFEEAQSAWLAAQGDAAAARGRAQRARQERERSERLLRERLIPRDERDQAVANQEELETALEIAEAHVEQARIRRDRAAENLQRSVVASPIDGVLLSLFAEPGQPVSPAGGQPLFEVAPSLEALELRLEVNEADIGRVASGQSVRFTVEAFPGREFPGQVRSVRAGGQRQGGITVYDVVVNVDNADRELFPGMSAQARIETGRSGRLPVIPLKALLYRPDPAVLRGHEGELERLRASGKAVIWTSGPRGELHPVGVRLGVQDESQVALVDAWEHGDDVLVLYRE, from the coding sequence ATGCTGCAGACGGGATCGTGGTACCGCCGGCTCCTGAACTTCTGGGGGACCGGCGGATTTTCTCTGCGGGCGGCGGCCATCGCTGCCGGACTCGGGGTCGTGCTGCTTGTGCTGGTTCTGCTGCCGGCCAGCGGTACGCGGCTGCCCGACGGCGTAGCCGGAACCCCGGTAGTCGAGAGCGATCTCCTGCTGGAGGTTCGCGCGCAGGGAGTCCTGCGCGCCCGGGGTCAGATCGCGGTGCATCCTCAGGTTACCGGGGTCGTGGCCGAAGTGGCCGACGGCGTCGCGGCCGGCGATGACCGCGTTCGGTCCGGCGCCTGGCTGGTCCGGATCGAGGACACCGATCTACGCCTGGCATTCGAGGAGGCCCAGTCGGCCTGGCTGGCGGCTCAAGGAGATGCGGCGGCGGCGCGCGGCCGGGCGCAGCGCGCGCGGCAGGAACGCGAGCGCTCGGAGCGCCTGCTCCGGGAACGGTTGATCCCGCGGGACGAACGCGACCAGGCCGTCGCGAACCAGGAGGAACTGGAGACAGCGCTGGAGATTGCCGAGGCGCACGTCGAGCAGGCACGAATCCGGCGCGACCGCGCCGCCGAGAACCTGCAGCGCAGCGTGGTCGCCAGCCCGATTGACGGCGTGCTGCTGAGTCTGTTCGCGGAACCGGGGCAGCCGGTGTCGCCCGCCGGCGGCCAGCCGCTGTTCGAGGTGGCCCCGAGCCTCGAAGCTCTCGAGCTGCGGCTGGAAGTGAACGAGGCCGATATCGGGCGCGTGGCTTCGGGGCAGTCGGTCCGATTTACCGTCGAGGCTTTTCCGGGCAGGGAGTTTCCTGGCCAAGTGCGCAGCGTGCGTGCCGGAGGGCAGCGGCAAGGCGGCATCACCGTGTACGACGTGGTGGTCAATGTGGATAACGCCGATCGCGAGCTGTTCCCGGGGATGTCCGCACAGGCCCGGATCGAAACGGGCCGTTCGGGCCGGTTGCCGGTGATTCCGCTGAAAGCGCTGCTGTACCGTCCCGATCCCGCGGTGCTGCGGGGGCACGAAGGCGAGCTCGAACGCTTGCGCGCATCGGGCAAGGCCGTGATCTGGACCTCCGGACCTCGAGGCGAATTGCATCCGGTGGGGGTGCGCCTCGGGGTACAGGATGAATCCCAGGTCGCGCTGGTCGACGCGTGGGAGCATGGTGACGATGTCCTCGTCCTCTACCGGGAGTGA
- a CDS encoding TolC family protein has product MVPNSRRGKQAVGACGLVLVSWLMLALAAPSAGADRLPVLDLEQVVLRALENNPGVREAKWDLEAADARVRAQESAYWPSVSITTSGERTTLNQASPVEARPFLDFSVLDPSLGQVPVAEAERDLSGFTRYVGAVSVEYLLLDFGRRQHGLAAARSDRQALDSSLDSVQVDTVLTVAQHYFEILHLRALLDVQEESLTRLREAARMARRLERAGRVSAGDIARADADVARAEVEVTSLRNDLQGNMLRLRQAMGLEPGEFEFDIAGHSRMIDPADLAERLPDEDTLNQHPRLAGQAHAVAAQRERVRRLLADRYPSLQLTGNYSVQKFASGGTAPNYTVGMQLRWDVFDGGLRSARVSEARARVIAESERSQALRQQVVTDIRDAQQDLQEASERIELTRKALAAAELDLQLARSGYREGIRTFYDLSLAETAYREASARSVGAEFDRQQAIVRLYWAIGGLDDDGPAGSF; this is encoded by the coding sequence ATGGTGCCGAATTCGCGAAGAGGCAAACAGGCCGTGGGGGCCTGTGGCCTGGTGCTCGTTTCCTGGCTGATGCTGGCGCTGGCGGCGCCTTCTGCGGGGGCTGACAGGCTGCCCGTGCTCGATCTGGAACAGGTTGTGCTTCGGGCACTGGAAAACAACCCGGGGGTTCGGGAAGCGAAGTGGGATCTGGAAGCGGCCGATGCGCGGGTGCGCGCGCAGGAATCGGCCTACTGGCCTTCGGTCTCGATCACCACCTCCGGCGAGCGGACGACGCTGAACCAGGCGTCGCCGGTCGAGGCTCGGCCCTTCCTGGACTTTTCGGTGCTCGACCCGTCGCTCGGGCAGGTTCCGGTGGCTGAGGCCGAGCGCGACCTCTCCGGGTTCACGCGGTACGTGGGAGCCGTCAGCGTCGAATACCTGCTGCTCGATTTCGGCCGCCGCCAGCACGGGCTCGCGGCGGCCCGGAGCGACCGGCAGGCCCTGGATTCGTCCCTCGACAGCGTGCAGGTCGATACGGTGCTGACGGTCGCGCAGCATTATTTCGAGATCCTGCACCTGCGCGCGCTCCTGGACGTGCAGGAGGAGTCGTTGACGCGCCTGCGCGAGGCTGCCCGAATGGCGCGGCGGCTGGAACGGGCAGGGCGTGTGAGTGCCGGCGACATCGCGCGCGCCGACGCCGATGTTGCGCGCGCCGAGGTGGAGGTCACGAGCCTGCGCAACGACCTTCAGGGCAACATGCTGCGCTTGCGGCAGGCGATGGGTCTCGAACCTGGCGAATTCGAGTTCGACATCGCCGGGCACAGCCGGATGATCGATCCGGCCGACCTCGCCGAGCGGCTTCCGGATGAGGACACGCTGAACCAGCATCCGCGGCTGGCGGGGCAGGCGCATGCGGTCGCGGCGCAGCGCGAGCGGGTGCGGCGACTGCTGGCCGATCGCTACCCCTCGCTGCAGCTTACGGGCAATTACAGCGTCCAGAAGTTTGCCAGTGGCGGAACCGCCCCCAACTACACCGTAGGCATGCAGCTGCGATGGGATGTCTTCGATGGCGGGCTCCGGAGCGCCAGGGTCTCCGAGGCGCGTGCCCGAGTGATCGCCGAATCGGAACGCTCGCAGGCGCTGCGCCAGCAGGTGGTCACCGACATCCGCGATGCCCAGCAGGACCTGCAGGAAGCGTCGGAGCGGATCGAACTCACTCGCAAGGCCCTTGCCGCTGCTGAACTTGATCTGCAGCTCGCGCGCAGCGGATACCGGGAAGGCATCCGAACCTTCTACGATCTCTCGCTGGCCGAGACCGCGTACCGCGAGGCGTCGGCACGTTCCGTCGGAGCTGAGTTTGACCGCCAGCAGGCAATCGTGCGCCTGTATTGGGCGATCGGCGGTTTGGATGATGATGGTCCGGCGGGATCGTTCTGA
- a CDS encoding PP0621 family protein: MRILLLVAAIVGVFLIVRTLLRSSGKGAPAVPPERVKQQGPVVRCAHCGVHVPHLEAYRAGERVYCSREHALEDARSRDDD, translated from the coding sequence ATGAGGATCCTGCTGCTTGTCGCCGCCATCGTCGGCGTGTTCCTGATCGTGCGCACCCTGCTCCGGAGCTCCGGAAAGGGGGCTCCCGCAGTTCCGCCCGAACGGGTCAAGCAGCAGGGCCCGGTCGTGCGCTGCGCCCACTGCGGTGTCCATGTGCCCCACCTCGAGGCGTACCGGGCGGGCGAGCGCGTGTACTGCTCCCGCGAGCATGCGCTGGAGGACGCCCGCAGCCGCGACGACGACTGA